A region from the Misgurnus anguillicaudatus chromosome 7, ASM2758022v2, whole genome shotgun sequence genome encodes:
- the LOC129418154 gene encoding calpain-14 — translation MYQQFLVKLYCRKRHNNLPTYSTPQEIRFGVRMPPPGVCLDILSERNLKDGRGTSSNADNFYGQDFNELKRYCLKERLRFVDSTFPPDIQSIGVGLLKPEIERRVVWKRPGELVSNPVYIVEETSRFDFCQGDIGNCWFLASVGALTFQRQIMKQIIQPEQRFSVDYAGIFHFRFWRFGIWVDVVIDDKLPTIDGQLIFVRSKTPNEFWPALLEKAYAKVCGSYKDMNAGKISEALKDFTGGPHVTFKLNEATEKLWDVMRRAGNSESLMGCSTAGEGALVNTVLPNGLVKMHAYTVTGVAEVLCRGQPVKLVRIFNPWGYGEWNGDWSDRSPLWSLVRPEEQNYNTVRNNGEFLMSMEDFCGNFSEIDICCLDMNVLAGTHSSSWRTEAYSAQWVMETTAGGCPNFADSFPKNPQCRVTIQENAEDPRDANCPNVLVSLLQKPLKAHRHLAENFHIGFNIYEVPAHLKDLREKIPAPFFKTNPPVGYTKKFPNAREVTEFFRLNAGDYIIVPSTYSPNEASAFILTVYSKTETHMKDISENSLKGTKINPREIDGSFLLFMQYADKYREIDAEQLQKLLNENLHAKFSLDLCKSMLALMDLSVTGRLSESEFLRLWKRVIWLKDVFNKMDITNTGTLLLRELQNALHVAGFGLSDNMLNLMAMRYGHSNGQITLENFIFLVLRMESMSKTYKKLAAGGLGMMLQENEWMYLTMYS, via the exons CTTTACTGCAGGAAACGACACAACAATCTACCTACATACAGTACACCTCAGGAGATCAG ATTTGGTGTCAGAATGCCTCCACCTGGTGTGTGCTTAGACATTTTGTCCGAGAGGAATCTAAAGGATGGACGGGGAACTTCCTCAAATGCAGACAATTTCTATGGTCAAGATTTCAATGAGCTGAAGCGATACTGTTTGAAAGAGAGACTGCGGTTTGTAGACAGCACGTTCCCTCCAGATATACAATCCATTGGTGTGGGACTCCTAAAACCTGAGATTGAGAGAAGAGTCGTGTGGAAGAGACCGGGG GAACTGGTGTCCAACCCTGTTTACATAGTTGAGGAAACTTCAAGGTTTGACTTTTGTCAGGGTGATATAG GTAACTGCTGGTTTCTAGCGTCTGTTGGAGCTCTTACATTTCAAAGACAAATTATGAAGCAGATTATTCAGCCTGAGCAACGCTTCTCTGTGGATTATGCAGGAATATTTCACTTCAGG TTCTGGAGATTTGGAATATGGGTGGATGTTGTTATTGATGACAAGCTGCCAACCATTGATGGACAGCTGATCTTTGTTCGCTCCAAAACACCGAACGAATTCTGGCCTGCTTTGTTAGAGAAAGCCTATgctaa AGTCTGTGGATCCTACAAAGATATGAACGCTGGAAAGATCTCAGAGGCTTTGAAGGACTTTACTGGTGGACCACACGTGACCTTCAAACTAAATGAAGCAACAGAAAAACTCTGGGATGTCATGAGACGAGCCGGAAATTCAGAATCCTTAATGGGATGCAgcactgctggagaa GGAGCGCTAGTAAACACAGTGTTGCCTAACGGCCTTGTGAAGATGCACGCTTACACGGTCACAGGAGTTGCAGAG GTTTTATGTAGAGGTCAACCAGTGAAGCTGGTGAGAATCTTTAACCCCTGGGGATATGGAGAATGGAATGGAGACTGGAGTGACAG ATCACCTTTATGGAGTCTGGTACGTCCTGAGGAACAGAATTACAACACCGTGCGTAATAACGGAGAATTCTT GATGTCCATGGAGGACTTCTGTGGGAACTTTTCAGAAATAGATATATGTTGTTTAGACATGAACGTTCTTGCTGGAACTCATTCGTCCTCCTGGAGGACTGAAGCTTACAGTGCTCAATGGGTGATGGAAACAACAGCTGGGGGTTGTCCAAATTTTGCAG ACAGTTTTCCAAAAAATCCTCAGTGCCGTGTGACCATTCAGGAGAATGCTGAAGATCCCAGAGACGCAAACTGTCCGAATGTCCTCGTGTCACTTCTGCAGAAACCTCTTAAAGCACACAGACACTTGGCAGAAAATTTCCACATTGGCTTTAACATTTATGAG GTGCCGGCTCAT TTAAAAGACCTGAGGGAAAAAATTCCTGCTCCGTTTTTCAAGACAAATCCTCCTGTTGGATACACCAAAAAATTTCCTAATGCTCGGGAAGTCACCGAGTTTTTTAGACTAAACGCAGGCGACTATATCATTGTACCTTCAACATATAGTCCTAATGAAGCTTCAGCCTTTATTCTGACGGTCTACTCAAAGACTGAGACCCACATGAA AGACATATCTGAAAATAGCTTGAAAGGAACAAAG ATTAATCCTCGAGAAATTGATGGATCCTTCTTGCTCTTTATGCAATATGCAGATAAG tacCGAGAGATTGATGCGGAGCAACTTCAAAAACTACTCAATGAAAATCTTCATGCAA AATTCAGTTTGGATCTGTGTAAGAGCATGTTGGCGTTGATGGAC CTCAGTGTTACTGGAAGACTTAGTGAGTCTGAATTTCTTCGTCTTTGGAAACGAGTTATTTGGCTAAAG GATGTTTTTAATAAGATGGACATCACAAACACTGGGACTTTGTTACTGAGGGAACTACAGAATGCTCTTCATGTGGCAG GGTTTGGATTGAGTGACAATATGCTCAATCTCATGGCTATGCGGTACGGTCACTCCAATGGACAGATTACACTTGAGAACTTTATTTTCCTCGTTCTGCGCATGGAGAGCATGTCAA aaacatacaaaaaactGGCTGCTGGAGGACTAGGCATGATGCTGCAAGAAAATGAA tGGATGTATCTTACCATGTACTCGTGA
- the LOC129417859 gene encoding erythroid membrane-associated protein, whose protein sequence is MHQNNIDKEKSDTVEMFTNLIRFIERHQSDLLEMMEEKQKTSEKQAEDLIKDLEKEISELEQISNTEDHLHLIQIYPSMNCFDTASLEEDDTELVKTLEHILMCFLWLGVRYMCAEDVTLDPDTAHPYLILSDDGKQVRYGDIRQDLPDNPERFDTSPCVLGKEGVSSGCFYFKVQVTGKTEWVLGVVRESVNRKGEIELTPANGFWTLALRNGNEYKALAGPDVLLSLREKPQKIGVFVYYEEGAVVFYDVDSGSIIYLYRDQSFMNDETLHPYFSPCNDDNDKNTDPLIILPYSVNE, encoded by the exons ATGCATCAGAACAACATAGATAAAGAGAAATCAGACACTGTGGAGATGTTCACCAATCTCATCCGCTTCATTGAGAGACATCAATCTGATCTGCTGGAGATGATGGAGGAGAAACAGAAAACATCAGAGAAACAAGCTGAAGATCTCATTAAAGATCTGGAGAAGGAGATCAGTGAGCTGGAGCAGATCTCAAACACTGAAGATCATCTTCATCTCATACAG ATTTATCCATCTATGAACTGCTTTGACACTGCCAGTCTGGAAGAAGATGACACTGAACTTGTGAAGACACTGGAACATATCCTTATGTGTTTCT TGTGGTTGGGGGTGCGGTACATGTGTGCAG AGGATGTGACTCTGGATCCTGACACAGCTCATCCATATCTCATCCTGTCTGATGATGGAAAACAAGTCAGATATGGAGACATTAGACAAGACCTCCCAGATAACCCTGAGAGATTTGATACAAGTCCATGTGTTCTGGGAAAGGAGGGAGTCTCATCAGgatgcttttattttaaagtgcaaGTGACAGGAAAGACTGAATGGGTTTTAGGAGTGGTCAGGGAATCTGTTAACAGGAAAGGAGAGATCGAACTGACACCAGCGAATGGATTCTGGACTTTGGCTCTGAGGAATGGGAATGAATATAAAGCTCTCGCTGGTCCTGATGTCTTGCTGTCTCTGAGAGAGAAGCCACAGAAGATTGGTGTCTTTGTGTATTATGAGGAGGGTGCCGTGGTTTTTTATGATGTGGACTCCGGTTCTATAATCTACTTGTACAGGGATCAATCCTTCATGAACGATGAAACTCTTCATCCATACTTCAGTCCATGTAATGATGATAATGATAAAAACACAGACCCTCTGATCATCTTACCCTATAGCGTAAATGAATGA
- the tmem151bb gene encoding transmembrane protein 151B, which produces MSPPASAATASDTSTTTVCEDTDSPREEQTPVKQSLSKSMCREAFWKCLLLSMLMYGCIGAMVWCHVSRVTRSTIMTPVTYYDSPCSDGYIYIPLAFLVMLYIVYLVECWHCHARNELQYKVHVEGIYERVQRMQQAKPCIWWKAISYHYVRRTRQVTRYRNGDAYTTTQVYHERVNTHVAEAEFDYGHCGVKDVSKQLLGLERSAITKLRFTKCFSFANVESENSYLTQRARFFTDNEGLDDYMEAREGMHLKNVDFREYMISFSDPDHHPWYVSNYVFWTAAFLTLSWPLRVLTEYRTAYVHFRVEKLFGADYVPVTPCDERPYCRRIPRVNTIDSTELEWHIRSNQQLVPSYSEAGLMDLAQRSGGVRQNCERCHRAISSSSVFSRSAMSICNGSPRIPFSGSRFSLGRLYGSRRSCFWRSGSLDEPESPSENTRCLSGRIVADEEDPPPYQDALYFPVLIVHCSESCPNHRSFHRNSSCVETSL; this is translated from the exons ATGTCCCCTCCAGCATCCGCGGCGACCGCCAGCGACACCAGCACCACAACCGTGTGCGAGGACACAGACAGTCCCAGAGAGGAG CAGACACCCGTCAAGCAATCATTGAGTAAGTCCATGTGCAGAGAGGCATTCTGGAAATGCCTGCTGCTTTCCATGCTCATGTACGGCTGCATCGGGGCCATGGTCTGGTGCCACGTCTCCAGGGTCACCCGCTCGACCATCATGACGCCCGTGACCTACTATGACAGTCCCTGCTCCGACGGCTACATCTACATTCCGCTGGCCTTCCTCGTCATGCTTTACATCGTGTACCTGGTGGAATGCTGGCACTGCCACGCCAGAAACGAGCTTCAGTACAAGGTGCACGTGGAGGGAATTTACGAAAGGGTCCAGAGGATGCAACAAGCCAAACCTTGCATCTGGTGGAAGGCCATCAGCTACCACTACGTGCGGCGGACACGGCAGGTTACTCGCTATCGCAACGGAGATGCCTACACCACCACGCAAGTTTATCACGAGAGGGTGAACACGCACGTGGCCGAGGCGGAATTCGACTACGGCCACTGTGGAGTTAAGGACGTCTCCAAGCAGCTACTGGGTCTGGAAAGGTCAGCCATCACCAAGCTGAGGTTCACCAAGTGCTTTAGCTTTGCCAACGTGGAGTCCGAAAATTCCTATTTGACCCAACGGGCGAGGTTCTTCACCGATAACGAAGGACTGGACGACTACATGGAAGCCCGGGAAGGGATGCACCTGAAAAACGTGGACTTCAGGGAGTACATGATTTCCTTTTCAGACCCGGACCACCACCCCTGGTACGTCTCCAACTACGTCTTCTGGACAGCCGCCTTCCTGACCCTGTCGTGGCCCTTACGGGTGCTGACCGAGTACCGCACGGCTTACGTCCACTTCCGCGTGGAGAAGCTCTTCGGTGCGGACTACGTCCCGGTGACGCCGTGCGACGAGAGACCCTACTGCAGACGCATCCCCAGGGTCAACACCATAGACAGCACCGAACTGGAGTGGCACATTCGTTCCAACCAGCAGCTGGTGCCCAGTTACTCCGAGGCGGGTCTGATGGACCTCGCTCAGCGCTCGGGAGGTGTCAGGCAGAACTGCGAACGCTGTCACCGTGCGATCAGCAGTTCATCCGTTTTCTCCCGCAGCGCCATGAGCATCTGCAACGGCAGTCCACGCATCCCCTTCAGCGGCAGCCGCTTCTCTCTGGGCAGGCTGTACGGCTCACGTCGCAGTTGTTTCTGGAGGAGCGGAAGCCTGGATGAACCCGAGAGCCCCAGCGAGAACACGCGATGCCTGTCCGGACGAATCGTTGCAGATGAGGAGGACCCGCCGCCATACCAAGATGCTCTTTACTTTCCGGTTCTTATCGTGCACTGCAGCGAGAGCTGCCCAAACCATCGCTCCTTCCACAGGAACAGTTCTTGCGTGGAGACGTCTTTATGA